DNA from Pecten maximus unplaced genomic scaffold, xPecMax1.1, whole genome shotgun sequence:
CCCTACCCTTCCCCCTCCCCATCCCCTACCCCCCTCTTCTCCCCCATCCCTCCCCCTCCCCATCCCCTCCCTCATCTCCATCCCCTACCCGCCTCCCCCCTCCCTACCCCTACCTACCCCCAGCCTCCCTCACCCCCATCCCCTATCCCTCCCTTTCCCCATCCCCTACCCTCAGCTCCCCATCCCCTCCCCTCACTCCCCATCCCCAAACCCTCAGCTCCCCATCCCTACCCTCAGCCTCCCATCCCCTCCCCTCAcctccccacccctaccccTCCAGTCTcccccatcccccccccccctcagcTCCCCATCCCTACCCCTCTCCCATCCCCGAACCCCTACCACCCTCAGCCTCCCCATCCCCTCCCCTCCTCCTCTCCCCATCCCCTCCCCTACCTCCCCTCCCtaccccccccctccctccccatcCCTACGCCCTCAGCTcctccccatccccacccctccccTTCCCCCCATCCCCTACCCCCTCCAGTCTCCCCATCCCCTACCCCTCTCACTCCCCATCCCATACCCCTCTCACTCCCCATCCCCTACCCCTCAGTCTCCCCATCGCCTACCCCTCAGCCTCCCCATCCCCATCCCCTACGCCTCCCGATCCCCTACTCCTCAGCCTCCCCATCCCCTACCCCTCAGTCTCCCCATCCCCTACCCCTCAGCCTCCCCCACCACCCTACCCTCCCTCAGCCATCCCCTATCCCCTACCCCTCAGCCTCCCCATCCCCTACCCCTCAGTCTCCCCATCCCCTATTCCTCACCCTCCCCATCCCCTACCCCTCAGCCTCCCCATCCCCTACCCCTCAGCCTCCCCATCCTTTACCCCTCAGTCTCCCCATCCCCTACCCCTCAGCCTCCCCATCCCCTACCCCTCAGCCTTCCCATCCCATCCCCTCAGCCTCCCCATCCCCTACCCCTCAGCCTCCCCATCCCCTACCCCTCAGCCTTCCCATCCCCATCCCCTACGCCTCCCGATCCCCTATCCCTCAGCCTCCCCACTCCCCCAGTCAAACATCTTCTGATAATTTAGGTTTACAGTAGTAAACTTATAAAGACTTGTGTGCTATCCTTGTGTCTCTTTAGTACACTCACCTGCTCAGCGGCTAGGAGAGGCGATGACTTGCCTCCCACCTTCCAGTCAAACGACTTCTGGTACTCGGACACTTTCCTCTTTGGACGTGGTGGTGCAATACCTGCCTTGTACTTCAGGGCAAACTCCGCCTATTAACCAAACATACGTAGGTGttacatttataatgtattctatTTTGAGGATAGAATGATATCACAAAATGTTGATACCGAAAAAATAAAGTATTGGGTGAATTCTAGTTTATTTCATTATGGAGACTTATGGAGACCTCCGCAGCATCTTAGCCTCCTTAGCTTTACTTATGGAGGACTATGGAACATCTGATGTTTCCTTAACTTTATTTACGGAGCTCTCCAGAACATCTGACATTTCCTTAACTTTACTTACGGGGGCCTCCGGAGCAGACAGTGCTATCCCCTTATCCATGTTTGTCTGTACGGATTCGTTCATGTTACTGATCATCTTGTCTTTAAGAGGAAGTTTGGTCAGCGACTCTTGTTTGTTGGCATTCATGTCACTAGCGGCACTTTTCTTTACAGATTTTACCGGGCTCTTCGTTGATATTTTCGGCGCCTCTAGTTCACTCTTGAGCTGTAAGGGCAGCATACCCTTCATTTCCCTGGGGGCCATAGGAGTTGGGACCTTAGGGCTCTCTTGAGTTTTAGATTTTGATTCTACCTTAGAAGGTCTTGAATCCTCTTTTGCAGACCTTCGGTACATCTCGGTATTTACCACAGGAGCCGGTTTAGGTTTTGATACTTCTTgtctgttttctttttctttctaaaataattacacaattgaatacataattacacaattaaagACAAAATTACATAATTAAAGATGTAATTACATAGTTAAATACATAATTACACAAAGATGAAATTACACAATTAAAGACGTAATTACACAATTAACTACGTAATTACACAATTAAATATGTAATTACACAATGAAAAATTACTGATCTATGAATAAAGCTTCCATTATTTACACTTGACTAACACATAAAAAATACAGATAATCATGATGCTGTGGCTATagttgtttatgatattttctatgttttttgtttggggATGACTAGCTAGTAAAAAGTAATTGAATGCCATTTTCAAATACCTGGTACATTTTCTGTTAAAAGACAgcactatggtctgatagtgttgtcgagggatggtacAGTACCCGGGCCTCAGGGTcctatggtctgatagtgttgtcgagggatggtataatacccGGGCCTCAGGGTcctatggtctgatagtgttgtcaagggatggtataatatatacccGGGCCTCAGGgcactatggtctgatagtgttgtcaagggatggtataatacccGGGCCTCAGGGTcctatggtctgatagtgttgtcaaGGGATGGTACAGTACCCAAGCCTCAGGTCgctatggtctgatagtgttgtcaagggatggtataatacccGGGCCTCAGGGTcctatggtctgatagtgttgtcaagggatggtataatacccGGCCTCAGGGCACTATGGTCTGATAAGGTTGTCAagggatggtataatacccGGGCCTCAGGGCgttatggtctgatagtgttgtcaagggatggtataatacccGGGCCTCAGGgcactatggtctgatagtgttgtcaagggatggtataatacccGGGCCTCAGGGTgttatggtctgatagtgttgtcaaGGAATGGTACAGTACCCGGGCCTCAGGgcactatggtctgatagtgttgtcaaGGGATGGTACAGTACCCGGGCCTCAGGgcactatggtctgatagtgttgtcaagggatggtataatacccGGGCCTCAGGGTcctatggtctgatagtgttgtcaagggatggtataatacccGGGCCTCAGGGCgttatggtctgatagtgttgtcgagggatggtacAGTGCCCAAGCCTCAGGTCgctatggtctgatagtgttgtcaagggatggtataatacccGGGCCTCAGGGTcctatggtctgatagtgttgtcaagggatggtataatacccGGGCCTCAGGGCgttatggtctgatagtgttgtcaagggatggtataatacccGGGCCTCAGGGTcctatggtctgatagtgttgtcaaGGGATGGTACAGTACCCGGGCCTCAGGATcctatggtctgatagtgttgtcaagggatggtataatacccGGGCCTCAGGGTcctatggtctgatagtgttgtcaagggatggtataatacccGGGCCTCAGGGTcctatggtctgatagtgttgtcaagggatggtataatacccGGGCCTTAGGGTcctatggtctgatagtgttgtcaagggatggtataatacccGGGCCTCAGGGCgttatggtctgatagtgttgtcaagggatggtataatacccGGGCCTCAGGGCgttatggtctgatagtgttgtcaaGGGATGGTATAGATATCTGAGCGGGAGGCAAGACATgtacaacactatcagaccaatGTGCTCTCAAAAGAGGGGTATAATTATTTCAGGATATCACACTTATATTTTACTttgataatttcaatattcaacccCCTATTTCACCACTGGAAGGCCTGTCAGCGTTAGCCATTTTCATCATCTTTGTCAAAATCACAACAGACGCTCAATCTCACCCCAAATTTGATAGGGACTAGCAGCTCATATTATCCAAGTGTTTAGCGAATAGGGAGTTAGTATTTTGTCATTTGATGTATCAATGGACATTGATACATTTATAGAGAAATAACTTATAGCTGGCAGCCagtttataattaatttatccATTGACTAAAATTTGCAAGTTAATCTGCAATCTAGAAATTAAATATGCCACAATTTACAACAGTAAACCAGCCTAACATATTAAATATGCCACAATTTACAACAGTAAACCAGCCTAACATATTAAAACAAGtattaacataaaaatcatATCATTTAGTTCAAATTGAGGCCTTTTAAAAATTAGCCATAAAGGGGATTTGTTGgtcaacaaaaaaataaataataataaccaggtaattaaaaaattgattaaaaaatattgCTTATTGGGTACAATACGTTAACCATGCATCCcttaatttaaatgaaaatttagcCCAATTAGACTGAGTAGCAACAAATTAgggatacatttgtacatggcAAATCCCAAAATGATAGACCTACCAAACTAAATCTTCTGCATGAACTAGTACTGTTGCTTGGAAATAAACAACAAttagtttttgttgttttggaGAGAAGAAAATTATTACTTACCTTGGTATGTGCGAGTTTCTGTTGTTTGGGAGGAGAAGCACCGCGAGACTTGGCCTTGTATTTCACATTTTCCATAAACTTATCATTTGCACCCAGGAGGGCAAAATCCTCACTCCCAGGGGACTCGAGACCCTGATTGAAATGATTGCTAAGGCTTGTCGTGGGTCCATCCAGCCTCTTCTTCCTCTGAATCGGTGGTTCAGAGGGCACacctatatatacaaacagtACATATACTTAAAGCTTGTCTAAGCTGATCAGGGAGACATTGTTAGGGGCATCCATAGAAATCATGTAATGATGTTCATAAGTCCTGTCTTTGCTTGTTGGACAAACTTAtttttgtaataacttttatACAATTTATCTTAACTTCTTGGACAAACTTAtttttgtaatgatatttaCACAATTCATCTTAACTTATTGGACAAAACTTTAACTTATTTGACAAACTTATTTTTGTAATGACATCCATACAATCTATCTTAACTTATTGGACACATCGACTGATGTAATGACATTCATAGTCTTATACATATGAATAAATTAACAAATGTTTAACATTTAAGGGGGTACAATAATGCTGTATGCAAgtttacatattaaatatttttgtaaaaaggaggttgtaaaaatatatacaatgttagtAACACATTAAAATTTATATACCAGAAAGTAAGCTGTAATGCAGAAATTTCCATTAGTTTTATAAACTTTTAAAGTGTTACACAACATGCATATATCCACTTCACCATGGGGAGCTTGGACCAATACCAGggcaaaaaaatcaaaacatgacATGCTAGAAGCGGGAACTTTAGATTTGAACACACAATTTTGGCAGTAACTTAATTTCACTATTCAGTCAAACTTTGTAATCTTGAACACTTATAACTTGAAAATTGAAAGTAAGTCGAAGTAAAAATTCAGTTCCGCCAGTAAAATTctaaatataatgtatactcGTTTATCTCAAATACTGATTGCATGGGATGTCTGGAAGTGTTTTCATAATCCCTCAAACTTAGGAATAACAAGGTTTGAGTATAGTTATTccaatataaatgtttttaatacAAAATCATATGTTTTCTTTGCAATTGTGTTTtgtaagtaatatataaaagaatatactgtatattagaCCAGAGATTTTCTTGCCCtaaatacaggtacatatcaAAGCAGGCATCACCTGTATAATCAAATCACTAGACCTGTACCAGATCGTTCACATCCAAGTCTTCTGGGCCCAGTTATTCAAAATGTAATTATGCTAATCATAgtagtttaacaacaattttaaaatcctgataaaatgaTTTCTGTTAAAATAATATCTGGTAAAACTAATTaacttgaaaatatttcatgaaactATATAACACTCGTCAGTCTCTTCCTGCCTGACCATTTTAAGGAAAACACACTCATGAGGTAAACGAGAGATAAGATTTTcactaattaattaattaagctACCGGTAATCATCCTTCGAATAACTAGGCCCAGGTATCAAACACAAGCATTTAACTAATTTTACAAATTAGGAACACACAGCAACATTAGATAGTGCTTAGTGGCCTGACCATGTATACAGTTTAATAAAGCCTACTGAAACTGTATCTGAACTGATGTGCCGACAAACGCAAAGTCACTTGATCTGCTTGctggtttatataacatggCTGAGTTAATGAAAAATCTTATTGAAGCACAGATGAAAACATTTTGCAATTTTGGGCTCTGCACTGCATACCTAGAATTGAGGGCTTCCCCATAAGAGTTGTAAGTTATATTATTTTAGTCCAATAAAATTGATACTGGCGGTAAACCTTTTTAAAAGTCCAAACgcatgaaaatttgaaaaacaaaaaatgtttcctttttttcatttatctgcattgaatgaaaaaatgaagtgcattgatttatttatcaaCGTTTACTTCAAAACTTTTTCTTCtaatttggtttttattttcatttttacttgaaaattctttgtttttatatcaaCTTCACTTCAAAACACTCAGCATATTACTCTATAGGCCAGCTAGCTCATAATACATGAACTCTGACCCCaaacacatgaactctgaccccaaacacatgaactctgaccCCAAACACACGAACTCTGACCCCAAACACACAAACTCTGACACCAAACACATGAACTCTGAACCCAAACACATGTTAATTTTGATTTGTCTTGTGTTTCAGATTTTCAGTACTCTAAAAGGGTATACtttgtactatatataataaaattaagttaatacaatatatcatgctTCTTAGTGAAATGTTAAATTACACAGCATTTCAATACACAGCAAGTTAATTATATTAGTGTATGCAGTCtttacaaaaattgtaaatCTTGAACTTGACGAGACGGATTCAGTTCAACCTTATATGGAAGGTTAATAACACAATCTATACCTAGCTTTGACGACTGCTGGCCAGCTGCTGGAGCATTTTGTTCTGCACTAGGTGCGAATGAGGCGCTCTTGAATGATTGGATGGGTTTGTAATGTTCTTTGTATTCCGAACTCGTCTGTAATTAATAAGTAGTACAAACATGCAAGCATTTTATCTAGTGATGGACTACAGCTATAATTTGAACTGTCACATGTAGTTTCTGCATTCTGGTTCTGGCTGCGACAATCTGAAATATACTTCGCTCTAAAGCTAAACTATCCAGTAAAACAAAGAATTTCGAGGAAGTGGATGTGTCACCTATGCAGAAAGCTGGGTGATTACAAGAGTTATTGCaaggaaacagattttctatttatagtaacagtaaccttgacttttgacctttggACCAGTGAAAA
Protein-coding regions in this window:
- the LOC117320993 gene encoding uncharacterized protein LOC117320993 produces the protein MPVHFKTSSEYKEHYKPIQSFKSASFAPSAEQNAPAAGQQSSKLGVPSEPPIQRKKRLDGPTTSLSNHFNQGLESPGSEDFALLGANDKFMENVKYKAKSRGASPPKQQKLAHTKKEKENRQEVSKPKPAPVVNTEMYRRSAKEDSRPSKVESKSKTQESPKVPTPMAPREMKGMLPLQLKSELEAPKISTKSPVKSVKKSAASDMNANKQESLTKLPLKDKMISNMNESVQTNMDKGIALSAPEAPAEFALKYKAGIAPPRPKRKVSEYQKSFDWKVGGKSSPLLAAEQVSVLKRHKDSTQVFISLLL